One region of Salvia miltiorrhiza cultivar Shanhuang (shh) chromosome 3, IMPLAD_Smil_shh, whole genome shotgun sequence genomic DNA includes:
- the LOC131016653 gene encoding transcription factor AS1-like, whose product MKERQRWRGEEDALLRAYVKQYGPREWHLVSERMNQPLNRDAKSCLERWKNYLKPGIKKGSLTQEEQSLVIHLQAKHGNKWKKIAAEVPGRTAKRLGKWWEVFKDKQQREHKDNNKEALDPIHDSKYDHLLETFAEKLVNPITMPPTTNGGGAFLQHTDPSPAPSSLPPWLASSSASSPSVTLTLSPPPPSSIPWLQTSDNNASQGLLPFGGIGALPGDSNLLVPDLIECCRELEEGHRAWSAHRKEAAWRLKRVELQLEAEKASRKREKIEDIEAKVNALREEQKATIERIEAEYREQLAGLRREAELKEQKLAEQWTAKHVRLTKFVEQIGCRSVASSDTPNAR is encoded by the coding sequence ATGAAGGAAAGGCAGCGGTGGCGAGGTGAAGAGGATGCTCTGCTGCGTGCGTACGTGAAGCAATACGGGCCGAGAGAGTGGCACCTCGTCTCGGAGCGCATGAACCAGCCCCTCAACCGGGACGCGAAATCCTGTCTCGAGAGGTGGAAGAACTATCTCAAGCCGGGCATCAAGAAAGGCTCCCTCACCCAAGAGGAGCAGTCTCTCGTCATCCATCTTCAGGCGAAGCACGGCAACAAATGGAAGAAGATCGCGGCTGAGGTCCCCGGCCGCACTGCCAAGCGTCTAGGGAAGTGGTGGGAGGTCTTCAAGGACAAGCAGCAACGCGAGCACAAGGACAACAACAAGGAGGCCCTCGACCCCATACACGACTCCAAATACGACCACCTCTTGGAGACTTTTGCGGAGAAGCTCGTGAATCCCATCACAATGCCGCCAACTACCAATGGTGGTGGCGCATTCCTCCAACACACCGATCCGTCTCCTGCTCCCTCGTCTCTACCTCCGTGGCTGGCTAGTTCCAGCGCTTCATCTCCATCAGTCACACTCACCCTCTCGCCCCCGCCACCATCATCAATCCCGTGGCTGCAGACGTCTGATAACAACGCCTCTCAAGGGCTACTCCCCTTCGGGGGGATTGGTGCCCTACCCGGAGACAGCAACTTGCTCGTTCCCGATCTCATTGAATGCTGTCGGGAGCTTGAGGAAGGCCACCGGGCCTGGTCTGCACACAGAAAAGAGGCTGCTTGGAGGCTCAAGAGGGTGGAGCTGCAGCTTGAAGCAGAGAAGGCTAGTCGGAAGAGGGAGAAGATAGAAGACATCGAAGCTAAAGTGAACGCTCTAAGGGAAGAACAGAAGGCGACAATAGAGCGCATTGAGGCCGAGTACAGAGAACAGCTAGCCGGTTTGAGACGGGAGGCGGAGTTGAAGGAGCAGAAGCTGGCTGAGCAATGGACTGCCAAGCACGTCCGCCTCACAAAGTTTGTTGAGCAGATCGGCTGCCGCTCCGTTGCCTCTTCCGACACCCCCAACGCAAGATGA